The Euphorbia lathyris chromosome 2, ddEupLath1.1, whole genome shotgun sequence genome includes a window with the following:
- the LOC136216887 gene encoding (+)-neomenthol dehydrogenase-like, whose protein sequence is MSIRCVNDDPIGRKIFEDDIDDDGMRMRNIYIWYAVVTGANKGIGFGICEQLASKGIVVILTARDEKRGLDAVQKLKDSGLSDYVVFHQLDVADSASIAAFADFITTQFGKLDILINNAGTIGIAVDNDALGTSDPSKLMHEGAQINWREVMIQTYELAEHCVTINYYGVKRMTEALIPLLQLSDSPRIVNVSSFMGKLENVTNEWAKEVLNDGEKLCEEKIEEVISEYLKDFKEGSVESKGWPAFSSAYIVSKAVVNAYTRIQAKKLPNFRINCVCPGFVKTDINFNTGTLSVKEGAESPVMLALLPNDAPSGCFFVNKKETPF, encoded by the exons ATGTCTATACGATGCGTTAATGATGATCCTATTGGTAGGAAAATATTTGAGGATGACATTGATGATGATGGCATGAGaatgagaaatatatatatatg GTATGCTGTGGTCACCGGAGCTAACAAGGGGATCGGATTTGGAATTTGTGAGCAACTCGCTTCAAAAGGGATTGTGGTGATCTTAACGGCCAGAGACGAGAAGAGAGGTCTTGATGCTGTTCAAAAACTCAAAGATTCCGGTCTCTCCGATTATGTGGTTTTTCATCAACTTGACGTCGCCGATTCTGCAAGTATAGCTGCTTTTGCTGATTTCATCACAACTCAATTCGGAAAGCTTGATATATTG ATAAACAATGCAGGGACTATTGGAATTGCAGTTGATAATGATGCTTTAGGAACTTCAGATCCGAGCAAA TTGATGCATGAAGGTGCACAAATCAATTGGAGAGAAGTGATGATTCAAACATACGAGTTAGCTGAACATTGCGTGACAATAAACTATTATGGTGTCAAGAGGATGACTGAAGCTCTTATTCCTCTACTCCAATTATCTGATTCACCTAGGATTGTGAATGTTTCATCCTTCATGGGCAAGTTGGAG AATGTAACAAATGAATGGGCTAAAGAGGTGTTGAATGATGGTGAGAAACTTTGTGAAGAGAAAATTGAAGAGGTTATAAGTGAGTATCTAAAAGACTTCAAAGAAGGTTCAGTAGAAAGCAAAGGATGGCCTGCCTTCTCTTCAGCTTATATAGTATCAAAAGCAGTTGTGAATGCATACACAAGGATCCAAGCTAAGAAATTACCAAATTTTAGAATAAATTGTGTATGCCCTGGCTTTGTTAAAACAGATATCAATTTCAATACAGGAACATTATCTGTCAAAGAAGGTGCTGAAAGTCCAGTTATGTTAGCTCTTTTACCTAATGATGCTCCATCTGGTTGCTTCTTTGTCAACAAAAAAGAAACACCCTTTTGA